Within the bacterium genome, the region AGTGAATTATCAAAGAGCAGCGGATTTGGGAAACCTACTGGAATCGACATTTCGCCGGAAGCCTCGGGTTTTGTTCCAACGAGGGATTATTTTACCGAGCGATACGGCAGGCGTGGTTGGGGAACGGGAGTTGTGTTGAATCTTTGTATAGGTCAAGGCGAGATACTTGTTACACCTATACAGATTGCGCAATACATGAGCGCAATAGCTAATGGAGGTGTAGTTTACAGACCCAAGCTTGTTAAAGAGATTCGCCCTCCAATGGAAAGGCCACTTATTGTTGAAAACGAAACGAATGGACGTCTCCCGGCCAGCGGAGTTGCAATAAAAATTGCCAAAGAGGGGATGTTTAGAGCAATTAATGCTCCACTGGGAACTGGTGCTTGGGCGCAACTACCCAATATAAATGTTGCAGGTAAAACGGGAACCGCTCAAAACCCTCACGGCGAAGACCACGCTTGGTTTACCTGTTATGCGCCGGCAGAAGCCCCTAGATTGGTTATTGTAACGCTTGTAGAGCATGGAGGCTCTGGTGGGGCATGGGCACCTTTAGCAAGGGATTTTATGTTGAATTATTTCAACATATATGAAGCGAGGATTAATTGAATCATTCATTCGACTGGATATTGGTGATTTGCTCGATAATACTCGCGTGTTTGGGAATACTTTTAATATACAGTGCAGCACCTTCGAGTAATATATGGCTAAAACAATCGATATATCTTGTGGTGGGTATTGTGTTGATGGTCGCGATATGGCGCATTCCACTTAGGTTCCATTACTCGTTCGGCTGGATATACTATGCCTTGGCGGTGCTACTTCTTTTTTCGCCTATACTTCAAAGTGGAGATATTAAAAGATGGTTTCATCTAGGGACAATGACCCTACAACCCTCGGAATTTGCAAAACCAGCTGTTGCATTGGCGCTATCGAGATTTCTTTATGACAGAAAAAAGGACATTCGCTCGTTTAAGACCATTGCGGGTGCAATTCTAATAGCTGTTATACCCTTTGCTATAGTAATGAGTCAGCCGGATCTTGGAACCGCTATGGTATTCATAGTCATAATAGTTTGCGCGCTTTATACTGCTGGTGTCAGTGAGTTAACTCTTTTTCTTCTGGCAAGTCCGCTTCTTTCAGTTTCATTGAGTTTTCATTGGATTTCGTGGGCTATATTTTATATTGCTTTGCTTTTGACGCTTTGGTTTTCACGCAGAAGATTACCAGTTTTCGCTATTACTGCTTTAGGAAATCTTGCAGCCGGTATTTTAACACCTGCCATTTGGCGTTCCATTCATGATTATCAAAAAGAAAGAGTGCTTGTCTTTCTTGATCCGGGAAGAGACCCATTCGGCACAGGATATCAGATAATCCAGAGTAAAATAGCCCTAGGAAGCGGTCAATTCTGGGGAAAGGGATTCTTACAGGGAACTCAGGCTAAACTCGCTTTTCTCCCAGCTAAACAGACCGACTTTATTTTTGCCGTTTTAGGAGAGCAATTCGGTTTTATCGGTTCGATAGCAACCTTGGTTTTATTCTTCATTCTATTCCGCAGGATACTTCGCATTGCGGATGAAGCGCGAAACGAATACGCAAGGCTTTCCGCAATTGGATTGGGTGCAATTTTGTTTTTTGGTGCAGTAGTCAATATGGGTATGGTAATCGGGCTTATGCCTGTAACAGGATTGCCTTTGCCTTTTTTATCCTCCGGTGGAAGTAGTCTTCTCACAACTTTCTGTATAATCGGAATTTTGCTGAACATCCATTCCCATGGCATAGAAGGACCATAGCCAATCTGATTCCTTCTAGCTATGAATCCGAAAGTCAATAATTATCTCATTAAGCAAATCTTGATACTCGACGAACGGTTATCGAGGGCTTTCACCAAGTAAATTCCGGTTGGAAGTTCATTCCCGGTATTATCGCAACCATCCCAGAGGGTTTTATTTTGCACACCCATCTCTAACTGACGAACCGCTTTACCCATGAGATCGTAGATTACAACGCGTGTGCTTGCGCTTATAACGCAACTCGCGTTAAAAGGATTTGGCCAAACAGCGATTTCCTCATTTTCAGGTCTTTTAACCTCCGAGATAGAATTAAATGAGTCTGGTTCGAGAGCTACGAAGATTGTGCATCTCGATTCAGCATAAGATACATAAAGAGTGGTCTCCTCCGGCATGGGAATCATTCCATCGATGGAGAAGAGGAAATATAGGCTTTCCTCATCGGCAATACATGCCATAAAAACACCTTCGTCGTCTGTCCAACCGGCGTGAATCGGAGTGCAATCAGGGGGGCCATAGTTAACAAAGAGGTTTTCCACCGGCGCGTCGATGGTATCTCTTGCGATAATATCCACTCTCATATTGTGGGTTGGCATATCTGGATCGACATCTATAACGACATATGAGGACATCTCAGAATAATCTGGGATAACCGACCAATCATTATCGGTATGAAATTCAGGAAACAGATTCGAAATATAGGTTGCACCGGCGCCTGCATCAAAATCCGATAAAACAAGAAGACCGCTCGATGAAATCCAATTCGAGTCAATGAGAGCTTTGAAACTCGGAGAATCCACGGCAGAATGAACAAAGGTCCAGTTTGGAGGATAAACAGTATTGATGTTTTCTAAAGCGTAGATAAGATTTTCCGACCATCTTCTATCGAGCGCAAGCCAGATATCCGCAGGGGATTCTGAAGAACCATAAACTGAAGGAAGGTCTCCGGCTTCATTAGAAATAGTAATCAGGTATGAATATATATCGCCCTCTTTTGTGAAAACAGTATCCAGTATTATTGAAGCATCGATATTGGGATCGGTTTTGGTTTGATGGGCTTTCCTGCGAATACGGGCAATATTGCCATCCGACTCAAAAATTGGCACGCACTCAAAGCAACGGTTAAAACTATCGACCTCCCATAGAGTGCCGGGGATTATAGTCACAGCATAGGTTTCTGCAAGGCTTGCAATAGCCTGAAGTGCTGAAAA harbors:
- the rodA gene encoding rod shape-determining protein RodA — translated: MNHSFDWILVICSIILACLGILLIYSAAPSSNIWLKQSIYLVVGIVLMVAIWRIPLRFHYSFGWIYYALAVLLLFSPILQSGDIKRWFHLGTMTLQPSEFAKPAVALALSRFLYDRKKDIRSFKTIAGAILIAVIPFAIVMSQPDLGTAMVFIVIIVCALYTAGVSELTLFLLASPLLSVSLSFHWISWAIFYIALLLTLWFSRRRLPVFAITALGNLAAGILTPAIWRSIHDYQKERVLVFLDPGRDPFGTGYQIIQSKIALGSGQFWGKGFLQGTQAKLAFLPAKQTDFIFAVLGEQFGFIGSIATLVLFFILFRRILRIADEARNEYARLSAIGLGAILFFGAVVNMGMVIGLMPVTGLPLPFLSSGGSSLLTTFCIIGILLNIHSHGIEGP